The following coding sequences are from one Hymenobacter sp. DG25A window:
- a CDS encoding alpha-amylase family glycosyl hydrolase: MKSLRLLMLWLVSLATVPVVQAQVVTAQSPFFTADDQVTLTFDATKGDAGLKGFTGDVYAWTGVITDKSTSTSDWKYVIGKAWTPPITKEKMTRSATNPDLYTITFTPRTFYGVPTAEKMLKLAMLFRSTDGTKSGRDTGGKDIFVDVAQTSALSVRITSPTTGVFINKNASVSVSGTASAASTLTLTLNGTQVDQKTSATILTKDVTLTQEGSNVLKLTATNGGTTATDEVTVFVSPATTVAALPAGAKKDGVTYLNGGTSVILSLTAPNKTNAYVLGDFNNWLPDTKYQMSKTSATDDMNTRWWVKIDGLTAGQEYAYQYLVDGLRIADPYTEKVLDPNNDQYIPAVTYPNLKAYPTGKTTGIVSVLQTNQTAYAWQVTNFARPKKTDMVVYELLVRDFVARHDYKTVTDSLDYLKRLGVNVLELLPVNEFEGNESWGYNPSFFFAPDKYYGTKNDLKKLVDEAHKRGIAVVLDMVLNHSFGQSPMVQLYSSNSPWFNATPTHPYNVGTDFNHESEYTRYFSKEVIKFWLQEYHIDGYRYDLAGGFSQVQKTEATYESVFDQSRVNIWKDYYATQQAASAGSYAILETFVANEEAKALSAAGLMLWGKMTGNYNEATMGYHDGGKSDLSYGYYKQRGFTEPNLVTYMESHDEDRLMYKNLRFGNSSGSYSVKNLNTALARQEAAAAFFFTVPGPRMIWQFGEVGYDKGIFMCPDGTYPGDDGTDPKNYGKDQSCKLSNKPALWDYYDNANRRRLYDVYRSLIQLKKDEPVFENFTAFTQDVSGAVKTIHLNNSDQNVTVLGNFDVKSATVNPKFQKAGTWYNYLDGTSLKIKNTDSTFTLAPGQYFVYLSKKVAKPAGTVLATRNERAAMALGYSVVPNPTNAQALLRYTLPQATVVRVTVQNLLGATVRTLPTTGKQAAGAHERLLPVENLANGIYLVRLQAGELQVTTRLQVQH; this comes from the coding sequence ATGAAATCACTTCGACTTCTTATGCTCTGGCTGGTCAGCCTGGCTACGGTGCCTGTAGTGCAGGCTCAGGTAGTTACTGCGCAGTCTCCCTTCTTCACGGCCGATGATCAGGTCACGCTGACGTTTGATGCCACCAAAGGTGACGCCGGCCTGAAAGGCTTTACCGGAGATGTATATGCCTGGACGGGTGTTATAACCGATAAAAGCACCAGCACCTCCGACTGGAAATATGTGATTGGTAAGGCATGGACGCCGCCCATTACAAAGGAGAAAATGACGCGTAGCGCCACTAACCCCGACTTGTATACCATCACCTTCACGCCGCGTACCTTCTATGGGGTGCCAACGGCCGAGAAAATGCTGAAGCTGGCCATGCTGTTCCGCAGCACCGACGGCACCAAATCGGGCCGTGATACGGGCGGTAAGGATATTTTTGTGGATGTGGCGCAAACGTCTGCGCTGTCTGTGCGCATCACCAGCCCCACCACGGGCGTGTTCATCAATAAAAACGCCAGTGTAAGCGTATCGGGCACGGCCTCGGCCGCTTCTACGCTCACGCTTACCCTGAATGGGACCCAAGTAGATCAGAAAACCAGCGCTACCATCCTGACCAAGGATGTAACCCTGACCCAGGAAGGCAGCAATGTGCTGAAGCTGACGGCTACCAACGGTGGCACTACGGCCACAGACGAAGTAACTGTGTTTGTAAGCCCGGCTACTACCGTGGCCGCGCTGCCGGCCGGCGCCAAAAAAGATGGGGTAACCTATTTAAATGGAGGTACTTCCGTTATCCTGAGTTTGACGGCTCCCAACAAGACCAATGCCTACGTGCTCGGTGACTTCAACAACTGGCTGCCGGACACCAAGTACCAGATGAGCAAGACCAGCGCCACCGACGACATGAACACGCGCTGGTGGGTGAAGATTGACGGCCTCACTGCCGGGCAGGAATATGCCTATCAGTATCTGGTAGATGGCCTGCGCATAGCCGACCCCTACACTGAAAAAGTGCTGGACCCCAACAACGACCAGTACATTCCGGCCGTTACGTACCCCAATCTGAAGGCCTATCCCACGGGCAAAACCACCGGTATCGTATCGGTACTGCAGACCAACCAGACGGCTTACGCCTGGCAGGTAACCAACTTTGCCCGCCCCAAGAAAACGGACATGGTGGTGTATGAACTGTTGGTGCGCGATTTTGTAGCCCGCCATGATTACAAAACGGTAACCGATTCCCTGGACTATCTCAAGCGCCTGGGCGTGAACGTGCTGGAGCTGCTGCCGGTAAATGAGTTTGAAGGCAACGAAAGCTGGGGCTATAACCCATCATTCTTCTTTGCCCCGGACAAGTACTACGGCACGAAGAACGACCTGAAAAAGCTGGTGGACGAAGCCCACAAGCGCGGCATTGCCGTGGTGCTGGATATGGTACTGAACCATTCCTTCGGCCAGAGCCCCATGGTGCAGCTGTACAGCAGCAACAGCCCCTGGTTCAACGCTACGCCTACGCACCCTTATAACGTGGGTACTGACTTCAACCATGAAAGTGAGTATACCCGCTATTTCTCCAAGGAGGTAATCAAATTCTGGCTGCAGGAGTATCACATTGATGGCTACCGCTACGATCTGGCCGGCGGCTTTAGCCAAGTGCAGAAAACGGAAGCTACCTATGAGTCGGTTTTTGACCAGTCACGGGTGAATATCTGGAAAGACTACTATGCCACGCAGCAGGCTGCCAGCGCCGGCTCTTACGCCATTCTGGAAACCTTTGTGGCCAACGAAGAAGCCAAAGCACTGTCGGCAGCTGGTTTGATGCTGTGGGGCAAGATGACGGGCAACTACAACGAGGCCACCATGGGCTACCACGACGGCGGTAAATCTGACCTGAGCTATGGCTATTACAAGCAGCGCGGGTTTACGGAGCCTAACCTGGTGACATACATGGAAAGCCACGACGAGGACCGCCTGATGTATAAGAACCTGCGTTTTGGTAACAGCTCCGGCTCTTACTCCGTGAAAAACCTGAATACGGCCCTGGCCCGTCAGGAAGCGGCGGCCGCCTTCTTCTTTACTGTGCCCGGCCCTCGCATGATCTGGCAGTTTGGCGAAGTAGGCTACGACAAAGGCATCTTTATGTGCCCCGACGGCACCTACCCAGGTGATGATGGCACTGATCCTAAAAACTACGGGAAAGACCAGAGCTGCAAGCTCAGCAACAAGCCAGCCCTGTGGGACTACTACGACAACGCCAACCGTCGTCGCCTATACGATGTGTACCGCAGCCTGATTCAGCTGAAAAAGGACGAGCCGGTGTTTGAAAACTTCACTGCCTTCACGCAGGACGTGAGCGGCGCCGTAAAAACCATTCACCTGAACAACTCCGACCAGAACGTTACGGTGCTGGGCAACTTCGATGTGAAATCGGCGACGGTGAACCCCAAGTTCCAGAAAGCCGGCACCTGGTACAACTACCTGGATGGCACCAGCCTGAAAATCAAAAACACGGATAGCACCTTTACGCTGGCTCCCGGCCAGTACTTCGTGTACCTGTCGAAGAAAGTAGCCAAGCCGGCTGGTACGGTGCTGGCTACCCGTAATGAGCGGGCCGCTATGGCGCTGGGTTATTCAGTAGTACCAAACCCCACCAATGCGCAAGCGCTGCTGCGCTACACGCTGCCCCAGGCTACGGTAGTGCGCGTAACGGTGCAGAACCTGCTGGGGGCTACGGTTCGTACGCTGCCCACCACGGGCAAGCAGGCAGCCGGAGCCCATGAGCGGCTGTTGCCGGTAGAAAACCTGGCCAATGGTATTTACCTGGTTCGGCTGCAGGCCGGCGAGCTGCAGGTAACCACCCGCCTGCAGGTGCAGCACTAA
- a CDS encoding T9SS type A sorting domain-containing protein, translating to MEVDYAFGVKGGTTASTGSIIDYTRLVGTGADAKATDQVIGDLPNLGTVVTVPAATTGNLNKTRMAFLNVNLLTAHTGTEGLEIELDKADLGIANDAVIQLFAAQNNGDGGFFSSDVIPEVTGNTAPQTPPIGTNNEGNLGTNPNFTTLPGTQVINYTATITANRAAVARTLGFGVYPNPAREAKVVYTVSGRQNVALEVVNLLGQRVRTLSAAAQTGPQEYKLSDLRAGTYLVKLRVGDQLTSQKVVID from the coding sequence ATGGAAGTTGACTATGCTTTTGGGGTGAAAGGGGGGACTACTGCTTCCACCGGCAGTATTATCGACTACACCCGTTTAGTTGGCACCGGTGCCGATGCCAAAGCCACAGATCAAGTAATTGGAGACTTGCCTAACCTAGGTACAGTAGTAACAGTACCGGCAGCTACCACTGGTAATTTGAATAAAACCAGAATGGCTTTTCTCAACGTCAACTTGCTCACTGCTCATACCGGAACCGAAGGGTTGGAAATAGAACTGGATAAAGCTGACTTAGGCATTGCCAATGATGCCGTAATACAGCTATTCGCTGCTCAGAACAACGGCGACGGCGGCTTCTTTTCCTCTGATGTTATTCCTGAAGTGACAGGAAATACTGCCCCTCAAACCCCTCCAATAGGCACTAATAATGAAGGTAACCTAGGTACTAATCCCAATTTTACTACGCTTCCGGGAACCCAGGTTATTAACTATACGGCAACCATTACGGCTAACCGGGCCGCAGTAGCCCGCACCCTCGGCTTTGGTGTTTACCCAAACCCCGCCCGCGAGGCCAAAGTTGTTTACACGGTAAGCGGGCGGCAGAATGTAGCCCTGGAAGTGGTGAACCTGCTGGGCCAGCGCGTACGCACCCTGTCGGCGGCTGCTCAAACCGGTCCGCAGGAGTACAAGCTCTCGGATCTGCGTGCAGGCACTTATCTGGTGAAGCTGCGCGTAGGTGACCAGCTAACTAGCCAGAAAGTGGTGATTGACTAA
- a CDS encoding RagB/SusD family nutrient uptake outer membrane protein — translation MLLAASLSPLTSCVNELDQSPDFLTNTEVVYRDPAQIQQVLARLYATLAVSGQEGPAGLPDITGIDEGFSNYLRQYWGAQELTTDEAIIGWNDGNLPDYNKLTWNANNEFVRAIYDRIFYQISLCNEFIRQTTPEKLNERGISETEQAKIRTYRAEARFLRALSYWHGIDMFGNIPFADETSTVGNTPPPQQTRQFVFDYIEKELKAIDGELLAPKAVYARADKAAAWMLLSKLYLNAQVYTGKERNNDAAIYAAKVLDANTYTLAPNYQELFLADNDKTAARDEVIFPVAFDGLHTKTYGGMTFLVHAAVGGSMSPAEFGINGGWGGNRTKKNLVELFPGEAASTDERALFYTPGQKKEINDIFTFTDGYAVTKYKNVTSTGAQGSDTEGNFPDTDFPMFRLADDYLMYAEAVLRGGAPVGGRTALDAVNTVRERAGATPLASVDLEDILDERGRELYWEGHRRTDLIRFGKYTGGEYVWPFKGGVKEGAAVENFRVLFPIPTTDLIANPNLKQNPGY, via the coding sequence ATGCTACTTGCTGCCTCTCTTTCACCGCTCACGTCGTGCGTGAATGAGCTGGACCAGTCGCCGGACTTCCTGACGAACACGGAAGTTGTTTACCGCGACCCCGCCCAGATTCAGCAGGTACTGGCGCGTCTGTACGCCACACTGGCCGTAAGCGGCCAGGAAGGCCCGGCCGGCCTGCCCGACATTACCGGTATTGATGAAGGCTTCTCCAACTATCTGCGTCAGTACTGGGGTGCCCAGGAATTGACCACGGATGAAGCTATCATTGGCTGGAACGACGGCAACCTTCCCGACTACAACAAGCTGACCTGGAATGCCAACAACGAGTTTGTACGGGCCATTTATGACCGTATCTTCTATCAGATTTCCCTCTGCAACGAGTTCATCCGGCAGACCACGCCGGAAAAGCTGAACGAGCGTGGCATTTCGGAAACCGAGCAGGCGAAGATCAGAACCTACCGCGCCGAGGCCCGCTTCCTGCGTGCCCTCAGCTACTGGCATGGTATCGACATGTTCGGTAACATTCCTTTCGCTGATGAAACTTCGACCGTAGGCAACACGCCTCCGCCGCAGCAGACGCGCCAGTTTGTTTTCGATTACATCGAGAAGGAGCTGAAGGCAATTGACGGCGAGTTGCTGGCTCCCAAAGCGGTATATGCCCGTGCCGATAAGGCGGCTGCCTGGATGCTGCTTTCCAAGCTGTATCTGAATGCCCAGGTATACACCGGCAAAGAGCGCAACAACGATGCGGCTATCTACGCTGCTAAAGTGCTTGACGCTAACACGTATACTCTGGCTCCTAACTATCAGGAGCTTTTCCTGGCTGATAACGACAAAACGGCTGCCCGTGACGAAGTTATTTTCCCGGTAGCGTTTGATGGCCTGCACACCAAAACCTATGGTGGCATGACGTTCCTGGTACATGCGGCAGTAGGTGGTAGCATGAGCCCAGCTGAGTTTGGTATTAATGGTGGCTGGGGCGGTAACCGCACCAAGAAAAACCTGGTGGAGCTGTTCCCCGGTGAGGCTGCAAGCACCGATGAGCGCGCCTTATTTTATACGCCTGGTCAGAAGAAGGAAATCAACGATATCTTCACCTTCACGGATGGCTATGCTGTTACGAAGTATAAGAACGTGACTTCAACCGGCGCTCAGGGTTCCGATACGGAAGGCAATTTCCCCGATACGGACTTCCCCATGTTCCGTCTGGCCGATGATTATCTGATGTATGCGGAAGCTGTTCTGCGTGGTGGTGCTCCCGTGGGTGGCCGTACTGCGCTTGATGCAGTAAACACGGTTCGTGAGCGTGCCGGTGCTACTCCTCTGGCTTCAGTTGACCTGGAGGATATTCTGGACGAGCGTGGTCGTGAGCTGTACTGGGAAGGTCACCGTCGTACGGACTTGATCCGCTTCGGTAAATACACCGGTGGCGAATATGTATGGCCTTTCAAAGGTGGTGTGAAAGAGGGTGCTGCCGTGGAGAATTTCCGTGTGCTGTTCCCAATTCCTACTACTGACCTGATAGCCAACCCCAACCTGAAGCAAAACCCAGGTTATTAA
- a CDS encoding N-acetylglucosamine kinase, which produces MIIIADGGSTKTNWCLIDNEGTKIYFNTEGYNPYFIDTPGIVASLEKSLPDTLPRAEVTEVYYYGAGCSVPEKVEIVERAMRQVFASSKVYVGHDLLAAARALLGRDIGFAAILGTGTNTCLYNGKDVELNIDSLGYFLGDEGSGSFIGKRLLRDFMRGYLPDGLQDAFKDQYGLTNEEIFDRLYNQPLPNRFLASFSKFAYDHNNISYCREIVLDGFETFFRNLVTHYPNFQNYSFNCVGSVGYNFRDVLEQVAKSHGMEVGKIIRSPIDDLVHYHTVLTK; this is translated from the coding sequence ATGATCATTATTGCCGACGGCGGCTCTACCAAAACCAACTGGTGCCTGATTGACAATGAAGGCACCAAAATCTATTTCAACACGGAAGGCTACAACCCGTATTTTATTGATACGCCCGGTATTGTAGCCTCTTTGGAGAAGAGCCTGCCCGACACGCTGCCCCGCGCGGAAGTGACGGAAGTATATTATTACGGCGCCGGCTGCTCAGTACCCGAGAAAGTAGAAATTGTAGAACGCGCCATGCGGCAGGTCTTCGCCAGCTCAAAGGTGTATGTGGGCCACGATTTGCTGGCCGCAGCACGGGCCCTGTTGGGCCGTGATATTGGCTTTGCTGCTATTTTGGGTACCGGCACTAACACCTGCCTGTACAATGGCAAAGACGTAGAGCTAAACATTGATTCGCTGGGTTATTTCCTGGGCGATGAAGGCAGCGGCTCGTTCATCGGCAAGCGCCTGCTACGCGACTTCATGCGCGGCTACCTGCCCGATGGTCTGCAGGACGCCTTCAAAGACCAGTATGGCCTGACCAACGAGGAAATCTTTGACCGCCTCTACAACCAGCCCCTGCCCAACCGCTTCCTGGCCTCGTTCAGCAAGTTTGCCTACGACCACAACAACATCAGCTACTGCCGCGAGATTGTGCTGGATGGCTTTGAAACGTTCTTCCGGAACCTGGTAACGCATTACCCCAACTTCCAGAACTACTCCTTCAACTGCGTAGGCTCCGTGGGCTACAACTTCCGGGACGTGCTGGAGCAGGTAGCCAAAAGCCATGGCATGGAAGTGGGCAAAATCATCCGCTCCCCTATCGATGACCTGGTTCACTACCACACCGTACTGACCAAGTAG
- a CDS encoding DUF2279 domain-containing protein has product MAWCTRAFGICLLLLSALCTTAQVPLATPDTLKPVSSKRLPILLGAGTAAYAGTLYLLSEGWYTGPRTSLHWFNDLPEWKQMDKAGHFWGAFHESRGAVDMLQWSGVPAKKAIWYGSMVGFLLQSPIELLDGRDPQYGASATDLAANFLGTAGVLAQQLAWQEVRLMPKYSFHTTRYAGLRPNVLGHSLAEKHLKDYNGQTYWLCADIRAWLPATSRWPRWLQPALGYGAQQMVYNDADANAALGLHPYRQYYLSLDVDLRRIPTRSKLLRRVFYVASIFHLPAPALEYNKRHGMVLHGLYW; this is encoded by the coding sequence ATGGCGTGGTGCACGCGTGCTTTTGGTATATGCCTGCTGCTGCTTTCGGCTTTGTGCACCACCGCGCAGGTGCCGCTGGCTACCCCCGATACGCTAAAGCCTGTTTCATCTAAAAGGTTGCCCATTTTGCTGGGCGCGGGCACGGCGGCCTACGCCGGCACGCTCTACCTGCTCAGCGAAGGCTGGTACACCGGGCCCCGCACCAGCCTGCACTGGTTCAATGATTTACCGGAGTGGAAGCAGATGGACAAAGCCGGCCACTTCTGGGGTGCCTTTCACGAAAGCCGTGGAGCCGTAGACATGCTGCAGTGGTCTGGCGTGCCGGCCAAAAAAGCCATCTGGTACGGCAGCATGGTGGGCTTTCTGCTGCAAAGCCCCATTGAGTTGCTGGATGGCCGCGACCCGCAATACGGCGCTTCCGCTACCGACTTAGCGGCCAATTTTCTGGGCACGGCGGGGGTGCTGGCCCAGCAGCTGGCCTGGCAGGAGGTGCGCCTCATGCCCAAGTACTCCTTTCATACCACCCGCTACGCCGGCCTGCGCCCCAATGTACTGGGCCACAGCCTGGCCGAAAAGCACCTGAAAGACTACAACGGCCAAACCTACTGGCTGTGCGCCGATATCAGAGCCTGGCTGCCCGCCACCAGCCGCTGGCCGCGCTGGCTGCAGCCCGCTCTGGGCTACGGCGCCCAGCAAATGGTGTACAACGATGCGGATGCCAACGCCGCCCTGGGCCTGCACCCCTACCGCCAGTACTACCTCTCCCTGGATGTTGATTTGCGTCGTATTCCCACGCGCAGCAAGCTCCTGCGCCGGGTATTCTACGTGGCCAGTATTTTTCATCTCCCCGCCCCCGCTTTGGAGTATAACAAGCGGCACGGTATGGTACTGCACGGGCTGTACTGGTAG
- a CDS encoding SusE domain-containing protein: MKNWLTQLIGVCAAVFLFSSCEKDEVQVTAQPGDAPTLTASVASVSLVQENAGSPAVTYTWKPATYGYAAAQTYTIQFDKKDNKFAKPYNYNAGSSLTKTFTVSEINAAMLALGLTPGTDSQVEVRVVSNLATNAPVNPVKAMMSASTTLAGSPYLSFITYPALYVPGNHQGWSPQTAPLLASPADDKVYEGYVNFTEAGGFKFTPARNWDNDYGSDGSAFGLKPKGSDLMIPDAGYYRIIVNLNTNSYSLLKTSWGIIGSATANDWNSDTPMTYDATKGVWTITTALKAGEMKFRTNSWDADKNFGDNEPNGMPDYDGKNIKIETAGTYTITLDLSKGKGNYSYSLAKQ, encoded by the coding sequence ATGAAAAATTGGCTTACCCAATTAATAGGGGTCTGTGCAGCCGTCTTTCTTTTTTCTTCCTGCGAGAAGGATGAAGTACAAGTAACGGCACAGCCCGGTGATGCTCCTACGCTCACGGCTTCTGTAGCCAGTGTTTCGCTGGTGCAGGAAAATGCCGGCTCGCCTGCGGTAACGTATACCTGGAAACCCGCCACTTATGGTTATGCGGCTGCCCAGACGTATACTATCCAGTTTGACAAAAAGGACAACAAGTTTGCCAAGCCGTATAACTACAATGCTGGCAGCAGCCTGACAAAAACCTTCACAGTAAGCGAAATCAACGCTGCTATGCTGGCGCTTGGTTTAACTCCGGGTACTGATTCGCAGGTGGAGGTACGGGTTGTTTCTAATCTGGCAACAAACGCACCCGTAAACCCTGTGAAGGCCATGATGTCGGCTTCTACTACGCTGGCAGGTTCTCCTTATCTTTCTTTCATTACCTATCCGGCGCTTTATGTGCCAGGTAACCATCAGGGCTGGAGCCCACAAACGGCTCCTCTGTTGGCTTCGCCAGCTGATGACAAGGTTTATGAAGGTTACGTGAACTTCACCGAAGCTGGTGGTTTCAAGTTTACGCCGGCCCGTAACTGGGATAATGACTATGGTAGTGATGGTAGCGCCTTTGGTCTGAAGCCCAAGGGCAGTGACCTGATGATTCCAGATGCCGGGTATTACAGAATCATTGTAAACCTGAATACCAATAGCTATTCCCTGCTCAAGACTTCCTGGGGCATCATTGGATCGGCTACTGCTAACGACTGGAACAGCGATACGCCCATGACCTATGACGCAACCAAAGGTGTATGGACCATTACTACCGCGCTGAAAGCTGGTGAGATGAAATTCCGTACCAACAGCTGGGATGCCGACAAGAACTTCGGTGACAACGAGCCTAATGGCATGCCCGACTATGATGGCAAAAACATCAAAATTGAGACTGCTGGCACCTATACTATTACGCTGGACCTAAGCAAAGGCAAGGGTAACTACAGCTATTCCTTAGCGAAGCAATAA